A portion of the Sabethes cyaneus chromosome 3, idSabCyanKW18_F2, whole genome shotgun sequence genome contains these proteins:
- the LOC128743951 gene encoding MAPK/MAK/MRK overlapping kinase-like, whose amino-acid sequence MPEFELIDYKIHEKIGEGSFSEVYRVKHKRTGQFYAAKKLLKLYVDSTEALQCAEIQIMKALDYHPNLVSFVDILHDGVNGHLTLVMELMDMSMYDYIKNRKRCLSEKRVRRFLYQIVCGLHHLHRNGIFHRDIKPENILIKISNKMRDNELVQLADFGSICNVSQQPPYSAYISTRWYRSPECLLTSGYYGPKMDIWAVGCCFYEMLTLNPLFPGENEVDQLDRIHAVVGSPSAALLAKFRHRNQLQFEFPKRKHVDLRCLVPLLSHYGVDVLNRMLAYAPDARICATKLKQHLYFEDLNKTKQTSRLSSSMQSLDDGGDGPHKKPGLRRKNTKSSVSSTESLDRKLQSTGSSVMTRATDSSLRSKAEVLNCKRTLTEKMIKNKNLERMWGMNPCPGKTRLGQQINSTRF is encoded by the exons ATGCCGGAGTTCGAACTGATTG ATTACAAGATACACGAGAAGATCGGTGAAGGTTCATTTTCCGAGGTGTATCGGGTAAAGCACAAACGAACCGGACAGTTCTATGCGGCGAAGAAACTGCTGAAGCTGTATGTTGACTCGACCGAAGCCCTACAATGTGCAGAAATCCAGATTATGAAGGCGCTGGATTACCATCCCAATTTGGTCAGCTTCGTCGATATATTGCA TGACGGTGTTAACGGTCACCTCACGCTGGTGATGGAACTTATGGACATGAGTATGTACGATTACATCAAGAATCGTAAACGCTGTCTGTCGGAGAAACGAGTACGCCGATTTCTGTATCAGATCGTCTGTGGGTTGCACCACCTGCACCGAAACGGGATATTCCATCGTGACATCAAACCGGAAAATATTCTCATCAAAATATCGAATAAAATGAGGGATAAT GAATTGGTCCAACTCGCGGATTTCGGTTCGATCTGCAACGTCAGCCAACAACCGCCATATTCTGCGTACATTTCAACTCGCTGGTATCGGTCACCCGAGTGTCTGCTCACGTCAGGTTATTATGGCCCTAAAATGGACATTTGGGCTGTCGGCTGCTGTTTCTACGAAATGCTAACACTGAATCCCCTATTTCCCGGCGAAAACGAAGTGGACCAACTGGATCGGATCCATGCGGTGGTCGGTTCACCTTCTGCTGCGCTCTTAGCTAAATTTCGTCATCGGAATCAGTTGCAGTTTGAGTTCCCGAAACGAAAGCATGTCGATCTGAGATGTCTAGTCCCCCTACTGAGTCACTACGGAGTGGATGTTTTGAACCGAATGCTTGCCTACGCCCCGGATGCAAGAATCTGTGCCACAAAACTGAAACAGCATTTGTACTTCGAAGACCTGAA CAAAACCAAGCAAACATCCCGGTTGTCCTCCTCAATGCAAAGTCTGGACGATGGTGGCGACGGTCCGCACAAGAAACCGGGTCTTCGGAGGAAGAATACCAAAAGT TCCGTCAGTAGCACGGAATCGCTCGATCGGAAACTGCAGAGCACCGGAAGCAGCGTTATGACTCGAGCAACCGATAGCAGCCTCCGATCGAAAGCCGAGGTCCTAAACTGCAAGCGCACGCTAACGGAAAAAATGATCAAAAACAAGAACCTGGAACGAATGTGGGGTATGAACCCGTGCCCGGGGAAAACTCGCCTCGGACAGCAAATAAACAGTACCAGGTTCTGA
- the LOC128743681 gene encoding uncharacterized protein LOC128743681 codes for MATAGNIPNHSSSINGSQMDSQLEYSSEEEGCLSPYCCSSDDEECHRDLVDEMPAFSTQSLSPSGRSLSPIDLDTSPPRSRNSTPCNTPIDGSAPHPPVGRDFVSLEEVNARIGLTPPPDVRARNLETIFEDKFLETPPGREFESRSNQNLLRKSLRNRGSKAAGDSTAGPAAASSQQSMANGGASDDKRFDGKRRLSLE; via the coding sequence ATGGCTACAGCAGGTAACATTCCAAACCATTCATCATCGATTAACGGAAGTCAAATGGATTCGCAACTTGAATATTCCTCCGAAGAGGAAGGCTGCCTGTCCCCGTACTGCTGCTCAAGTGATGACGAGGAGTGCCACCGCGACCTGGTAGACGAGATGCCCGCTTTTTCCACCCAGTCACTCTCACCATCGGGACGATCTCTTTCGCCGATCGATTTGGATACATCCCCACCGCGCTCGCGAAATTCCACACCTTGCAACACGCCCATCGACGGTTCTGCCCCGCACCCACCGGTAGGAAGAGATTTTGTTTCCCTGGAAGAAGTCAACGCGCGAATCGGCCTAACACCGCCACCGGACGTCCGAGCGCGCAATCTGGAAACCATTTTCGAGGATAAATTTTTGGAAACACCCCCGGGACGGGAGTTTGAATCGCGCTCCAATCAGAATCTACTACGAAAGTCGCTTCGCAATCGCGGTTCGAAGGCAGCGGGCGATTCAACTGCGGGTCCCGCGGCAGCGTCCTCGCAGCAATCGATGGCCAACGGGGGCGCATCGGACGACAAACGGTTCGACGGTAAGCGTCGTCTGTCGCTAGAGTAA